A genome region from Hevea brasiliensis isolate MT/VB/25A 57/8 chromosome 7, ASM3005281v1, whole genome shotgun sequence includes the following:
- the LOC110642547 gene encoding uncharacterized protein LOC110642547 — MNGFDAITRWRNLKQRLSFKSFGCCGATWTPRAIIEEEEPINMQDQVSDQPVVIIANSSQIPVRNSNNVAPSGMNLGMALAAERNLRRENAGPLKNAAPVKTLMRLIEETDGVDWRKNKRETDNGGGGNGNDLTCCVCMERNKGAAFIPCGHTFCRVCSREMWAKRGSCPICSRSILEILDIF, encoded by the coding sequence ATGAACGGCTTTGATGCAATCACTCGATGGAGGAATCTAAAGCAACGCCTCTCATTCAAGAGCTTCGGTTGCTGTGGGGCTACTTGGACTCCCAGAGCCATTATAGAAGAGGAAGAGCCCATCAACATGCAAGACCAAGTGAGCGATCAACCAGTGGTCATCATCGCCAATTCAAGTCAAATTCCGGTAAGGAATAGTAACAACGTGGCGCCTTCGGGGATGAACCTAGGTATGGCCTTGGCTGCTGAGCGCAATTTGCGGAGAGAAAATGCGGGTCCCTTGAAAAATGCTGCGCCAGTCAAGACCTTGATGAGACTGATTGAAGAAACGGACGGCGTGGATTGGAGAAAAAACAAGAGGGAAACTGACAATGGAGGAGGGGGGAATGGGAATGATTTGACGTGCTGCGTGTGCATGGAAAGAAATAAAGGAGCAGCTTTCATTCCATGTGGACATACGTTTTGCAGGGTTTGTTCAAGGGAAATGTGGGCCAAGCGAGGGTCCTGTCCTATTTGTAGCCGTTCGATTCTCGAAATCCTTGATATTTTTTAA